A single Parabacteroides timonensis DNA region contains:
- the dxs gene encoding 1-deoxy-D-xylulose-5-phosphate synthase yields the protein MTESKDEHILNVINYPEDLRELPQEKLGEVCAELRQYIIDILSENPGHLGASLGTVELTVALHYVFNTPYDRIVWDVGHQAYGHKILTGRRDAFHTLRKFKGISGFPNPEESPYDAFIAGHASNSISAAMGMSVASALKEEKNRHVIAVIGDGAMTGGLAFEGLNNASANPNNLLIILNDNDMAIDNCVGGLSQYLVDITTSQAYNKMRYDVYRGLKKMKLINNDRRGNIIRFNNSLKALLTQQHNLFEGFSIRYFGPVDGHDVNYMIKLLNDIKDLQGPKLLHIKTKKGKGFKPAEESATEWHAPGKFNKETGERIIIHNLDEPQLYQDVFGHTLVELAEQDERIVGITPAMPTGSSMIHMMKAFPKRAFDVGIAEGHSVTFSAGLAKEGMIPFCNVYSSFMQRAYDNLIHDVALQKLHMVICLDRAGLVGEDGATHHGMFDLAYLRPIPNLTIASPLNELDLRNLMYTGYKEAPGTFVIRYPRGKGEMRDWRNKMQVLPIGKGKKLNEGDDIAVLTLGPIGNEVIKAISEMKGEGISVAHYDMIYLKPIDEELLHEVGKKFKRIITVENGVVKGGLGSAVLEFMADNGYTPRVKRIGIPDSFIEHGSIPELYKLCGLNADSIAEEIRKMVND from the coding sequence ATGACAGAGAGCAAGGATGAACACATATTGAACGTCATTAACTATCCGGAGGATTTACGAGAGTTGCCCCAGGAAAAGTTGGGGGAAGTATGTGCAGAGTTGCGTCAATACATAATAGATATACTTTCAGAAAATCCCGGACACCTGGGAGCAAGCCTGGGAACGGTGGAACTGACCGTCGCCCTTCATTACGTATTCAACACCCCATACGACCGGATTGTCTGGGACGTAGGCCATCAGGCATACGGACATAAAATTCTGACAGGACGCAGGGACGCATTCCATACACTTCGTAAATTTAAAGGCATCAGCGGTTTCCCCAACCCGGAAGAAAGCCCCTATGACGCATTTATTGCGGGCCATGCCTCCAACTCGATCTCGGCAGCCATGGGTATGTCGGTCGCCTCAGCACTGAAAGAAGAAAAGAACCGCCACGTAATCGCCGTTATAGGTGACGGAGCCATGACGGGAGGACTCGCTTTCGAAGGGCTGAACAATGCCTCGGCTAACCCCAACAACCTGTTGATCATCCTCAACGACAACGATATGGCTATCGACAACTGTGTGGGAGGATTAAGCCAGTACCTGGTAGATATCACAACCAGCCAGGCATACAACAAAATGCGTTACGACGTGTATCGCGGCCTGAAAAAGATGAAGCTGATAAACAACGACCGCCGGGGAAATATCATCCGCTTCAATAACAGCCTGAAGGCATTACTCACACAGCAACACAACCTGTTTGAGGGTTTCAGTATCCGTTACTTCGGTCCGGTGGACGGACATGACGTAAACTATATGATCAAGTTGCTGAACGATATAAAAGACCTGCAAGGTCCCAAGTTATTACATATCAAAACAAAGAAAGGCAAAGGTTTCAAACCTGCGGAAGAGTCGGCCACCGAATGGCATGCTCCCGGCAAGTTTAACAAGGAAACCGGTGAACGCATCATTATACACAATCTGGACGAACCGCAACTGTATCAGGATGTATTCGGACATACGTTGGTAGAACTGGCCGAACAGGACGAACGGATCGTGGGAATTACCCCCGCTATGCCGACAGGCAGCTCGATGATCCATATGATGAAAGCATTCCCCAAACGGGCATTCGACGTCGGGATTGCGGAAGGACATTCAGTGACTTTCTCCGCCGGACTGGCCAAAGAAGGAATGATTCCTTTCTGTAATGTATACTCGTCGTTTATGCAACGTGCATACGACAATCTGATCCATGATGTGGCACTGCAAAAGCTGCATATGGTGATCTGCCTCGACCGTGCCGGCCTGGTAGGTGAAGACGGAGCCACACATCACGGAATGTTCGACCTCGCTTACCTCCGCCCGATCCCGAACCTGACTATCGCCTCCCCTCTCAATGAACTGGATCTGAGAAACCTGATGTACACCGGATATAAAGAAGCTCCGGGAACATTTGTGATCCGTTATCCACGGGGCAAAGGTGAAATGAGGGACTGGCGTAATAAAATGCAGGTACTGCCCATTGGCAAAGGGAAAAAATTGAACGAAGGAGACGACATAGCTGTTCTGACCTTAGGTCCGATCGGAAACGAAGTAATAAAAGCCATCAGTGAAATGAAGGGTGAAGGCATATCGGTTGCCCACTACGACATGATTTATCTGAAACCGATCGACGAAGAGTTATTACATGAAGTAGGCAAAAAGTTCAAACGCATCATCACCGTAGAAAACGGAGTGGTGAAAGGCGGCTTGGGCAGTGCCGTACTTGAATTCATGGCAGATAACGGATATACTCCGCGGGTAAAACGCATCGGTATACCCGACTCATTCATTGAACACGGATCAATTCCCGAATTATACAAGCTATGCGGCCTGAATGCCGATAGCATCGCGGAAGAGATCAGAAAGATGGTGAACGATTAA
- the trkA gene encoding Trk system potassium transporter TrkA, translated as MKIIIAGAGEVGTHLAKMLSQEQQDIILMDPSEERLNFTNSNMEILPMVGNPTSIRDLEEAGIKKTDLFVSVTPEETTNIAASILASKLGARKTLARINNYEYLLPKNKELFEKLGIHSMIYPEMLAAKEIVNAVRRPWTRQYWELFGGALILIGVKVRENSRLVNRQLAELLNEQKLYHIVAIKRQYETIIPRGTDYVLPGDIVFFTTTKEHIKDVQIHAGKKDPEVKKIFIMGGSRIAIRTSQYLPNNIRVKILETNKEKSHRIAEVVPSNVLIINGDGRDTELLMQEGIKDAQAFVALTDNSSTNILACLAAKRFGVFKTVAKIENIDYIPLAENMDIGSVINKKLIAASHIYQFLLDADVSNVKFLTFANADVAELVARPDSKITRKQVKDLRLPKDLTLGGLIRDGEPMMIKGDTQIQAYDHVVVFCLETAMRKLEDYFN; from the coding sequence ATGAAAATTATTATTGCCGGGGCAGGCGAAGTGGGTACGCATCTCGCAAAGATGTTATCGCAGGAACAACAGGATATCATCCTGATGGACCCGAGTGAGGAGCGATTGAATTTCACTAACTCCAACATGGAGATCCTCCCGATGGTAGGGAACCCTACTTCAATCCGTGATCTGGAAGAAGCAGGAATAAAAAAGACAGACTTGTTCGTCAGCGTTACACCTGAAGAAACAACAAATATCGCTGCCAGCATCCTAGCCTCCAAGCTCGGAGCACGCAAAACACTGGCCCGTATCAATAATTACGAATATCTTTTACCCAAAAATAAAGAACTGTTCGAAAAACTGGGTATCCATTCGATGATCTATCCGGAGATGCTTGCAGCTAAGGAAATTGTGAATGCCGTACGCCGTCCGTGGACACGCCAGTATTGGGAACTGTTCGGGGGGGCTCTGATCCTGATCGGAGTAAAGGTTCGTGAAAACTCACGGCTGGTAAACAGACAACTGGCCGAGTTGCTGAACGAACAGAAACTATACCATATCGTTGCCATCAAACGGCAATACGAAACGATTATCCCACGGGGTACCGACTATGTCTTACCGGGAGATATCGTATTCTTTACCACTACGAAAGAGCATATCAAAGACGTACAGATACATGCCGGTAAAAAAGATCCGGAAGTGAAGAAGATATTTATCATGGGAGGAAGCCGTATCGCTATCCGTACCAGCCAGTATCTGCCGAACAATATCCGTGTCAAAATCCTGGAAACCAACAAAGAGAAGAGTCACCGCATAGCGGAAGTAGTACCTAGTAACGTCTTGATCATTAACGGCGACGGACGCGACACCGAACTGCTTATGCAGGAAGGTATCAAAGATGCACAGGCTTTTGTCGCCCTGACAGATAACTCGAGTACGAACATACTTGCCTGTCTGGCTGCAAAACGTTTCGGTGTATTCAAAACGGTCGCCAAGATTGAAAATATCGACTATATTCCACTGGCGGAAAATATGGATATCGGTTCGGTTATCAACAAGAAACTGATAGCAGCCAGTCATATCTACCAGTTCCTATTGGATGCCGACGTGTCGAACGTGAAGTTCCTGACATTCGCCAATGCCGATGTGGCAGAGTTGGTAGCGCGTCCCGACTCGAAAATCACACGTAAACAGGTAAAAGACCTGCGTCTGCCGAAAGACCTGACGCTGGGAGGGCTGATACGGGACGGAGAGCCGATGATGATCAAAGGTGATACCCAAATACAAGCTTACGACCACGTAGTTGTTTTCTGCCTGGAAACAGCCATGCGTAAACTGGAAGATTATTTTAATTAG
- a CDS encoding TrkH family potassium uptake protein, with product MLLNVRFIIKMLGMMCILETLFMLMAAVVAFLYKGNDLYPLLLSCGILFGTGVTLYAIGFRANEYSAGRREGMLTVTFTWILFSLLGMLPFYLGGYIDNVTDAFFETMSGFTTTGSTILTDIEALPKGILFWRSLTQWQGGIGMIVFTVALMPILGGGATQLFNAETPGITHERFRPRVTQVAKRLWGVYLFLTLLLIGLLWIGPMDLYDAVNHALTAISTGGYSTKNTSIAYWDSAYIEYVISIFMFIGATNMTLIYFCFNGNVKKLFHDEEFRWFFWFVAIMIAVSTAWVMYQGVATDFLSAFRKASFQVVTLVSTCGFVTDNYIPWGPFFWMIALILMFICGCAGSTCGGLKIGRFAILSKNLFNEFKKQTHPHAIIPVRMDTHIVSGEVVHRVLAFAVAYMLLIVVSCIVLMLDGLGFEESIGAAVSAISNVGPGLGKLGPVDNFSEVPVVSKWFLSFLMMTGRLEIFTVLTLLVPGFWKQ from the coding sequence ATGCTACTGAATGTACGTTTCATAATAAAAATGCTGGGGATGATGTGCATCCTCGAGACGCTGTTCATGCTGATGGCGGCAGTCGTTGCATTCCTCTACAAAGGAAACGACCTGTATCCTTTATTGCTTTCCTGTGGAATCCTGTTCGGGACAGGTGTTACACTCTATGCAATCGGTTTCCGGGCCAACGAATATTCTGCCGGACGACGGGAAGGGATGCTTACCGTAACATTCACCTGGATACTTTTCTCCCTATTAGGTATGCTCCCTTTCTATCTGGGAGGTTATATCGACAATGTGACGGATGCATTTTTTGAAACAATGTCGGGGTTTACCACCACCGGATCTACCATACTGACTGATATAGAAGCGTTACCGAAAGGCATCCTGTTCTGGAGAAGTCTTACACAATGGCAGGGTGGTATCGGTATGATTGTATTTACAGTGGCCCTGATGCCCATTTTAGGCGGGGGAGCCACTCAACTGTTCAATGCGGAAACACCGGGAATTACACACGAGCGGTTCCGTCCGCGTGTTACCCAGGTAGCCAAACGGCTCTGGGGTGTTTATTTATTCCTTACTCTCCTATTGATCGGCCTGTTATGGATAGGTCCCATGGATTTATACGATGCTGTGAACCATGCCTTGACAGCGATCTCTACCGGGGGATATTCAACCAAAAACACCAGTATCGCTTACTGGGATTCGGCTTATATAGAGTATGTCATCTCTATATTCATGTTTATCGGAGCAACCAATATGACATTGATCTACTTCTGCTTCAACGGAAATGTGAAGAAACTGTTCCACGATGAAGAGTTCCGCTGGTTTTTCTGGTTTGTAGCAATCATGATCGCTGTTTCTACGGCCTGGGTAATGTACCAGGGGGTTGCTACTGACTTCTTATCGGCGTTCAGGAAAGCCTCGTTCCAGGTAGTCACTCTAGTCTCTACCTGCGGATTTGTAACCGACAACTACATTCCCTGGGGGCCGTTCTTCTGGATGATAGCCTTGATCCTGATGTTTATATGCGGTTGTGCCGGTTCTACCTGCGGGGGATTAAAAATAGGACGGTTCGCCATCCTTTCTAAAAATCTCTTCAATGAGTTCAAGAAACAAACCCATCCCCATGCCATTATTCCGGTGCGGATGGATACACATATCGTATCCGGCGAAGTGGTACACCGTGTACTGGCTTTTGCCGTTGCCTACATGCTTCTTATTGTAGTAAGTTGCATCGTTCTGATGCTTGACGGACTGGGGTTTGAGGAGTCGATCGGAGCTGCCGTTTCGGCCATAAGCAACGTAGGACCGGGACTAGGAAAGCTGGGGCCGGTCGATAACTTCTCCGAAGTTCCTGTCGTTTCCAAGTGGTTCCTTTCATTCCTGATGATGACAGGCCGTCTGGAAATATTTACCGTATTGACTTTACTCGTTCCCGGATTCTGGAAACAATAA
- a CDS encoding SMP-30/gluconolactonase/LRE family protein, with the protein MKAPAIFLFIIGYLCSTLIATSQITSQRETTDLLPEGTFTNGIEGPATDKAGNLYAVNYAKEGTIGIVYPDGSHECFVTLPEGSTGNGIRFNKEGNMLVADYTGHNILKVDMKTKEISVYAHEPKMNQPNDIALAPNGNLYASDPDWPNKKGQLWLITPDGKVSLLEGNMGTTNGIDVSPDGKKLYVNESAQLKVWVYDIKPDGTLRNKKLFHTFEGFGMDGIRCDVKGNLYLCRYDKGTVAIINPKGKLIREIQLKGQKPSNITFGGSDNRRCYITLQDRGCFETFIAEYPGRE; encoded by the coding sequence ATGAAAGCACCTGCAATATTCCTCTTTATCATCGGTTACCTGTGCAGCACGCTGATAGCCACCTCACAAATAACCTCCCAGCGGGAGACGACCGATCTGTTGCCCGAAGGTACTTTCACAAACGGAATAGAAGGCCCAGCCACCGACAAAGCCGGAAACCTCTATGCCGTGAATTACGCCAAAGAAGGGACGATCGGCATTGTGTATCCGGACGGATCGCACGAATGCTTCGTGACACTGCCGGAAGGTTCCACAGGCAACGGTATCCGATTCAATAAAGAAGGGAATATGTTGGTAGCCGATTATACCGGTCACAATATCCTGAAAGTAGATATGAAAACCAAAGAAATCAGCGTATATGCCCATGAACCGAAGATGAACCAACCCAACGACATCGCCTTGGCCCCCAACGGAAATCTGTATGCCAGCGATCCGGACTGGCCCAACAAAAAAGGACAGCTCTGGTTGATCACACCCGATGGGAAAGTAAGTCTTTTAGAAGGAAATATGGGAACGACCAACGGTATCGACGTAAGCCCCGACGGGAAGAAGCTATATGTCAATGAGTCTGCCCAGCTGAAGGTATGGGTCTATGATATCAAACCGGACGGGACGCTCAGAAATAAAAAGCTTTTCCACACCTTTGAAGGCTTCGGGATGGACGGTATCCGCTGTGATGTGAAAGGGAACTTATACCTCTGCCGTTATGATAAAGGGACCGTTGCCATCATCAACCCGAAAGGTAAATTGATCCGTGAGATACAACTAAAAGGGCAAAAACCTTCGAACATAACCTTCGGAGGCTCGGATAATCGACGCTGCTACATCACTCTCCAGGACCGCGGTTGCTTCGAAACCTTCATTGCTGAATACCCCGGAAGAGAATAA
- the ruvA gene encoding Holliday junction branch migration protein RuvA: protein MIEYIKGDIVELTPTQMIIECSGIGYQLNISLTTYSAFNGKPSGKIYVYEVIREDAHLLFGFALKAERELFLLLTSVSGVGPNTARMILSSLPPSELIQVIATKNETALTSVKGIGQKTAQRILVDLKNKVKVGDMVVGETAAPVPGHGAVAEEAVAALVMLGFQKAASQKAVSSILKSSPMLAVEQVIKSALRML, encoded by the coding sequence ATGATAGAATATATTAAGGGGGATATTGTAGAGCTGACTCCTACACAAATGATAATTGAGTGTTCCGGGATTGGCTATCAACTTAACATATCTCTGACTACATACAGCGCATTCAACGGGAAACCTTCCGGGAAAATTTACGTATATGAGGTTATACGTGAAGATGCCCACCTATTATTCGGATTTGCCCTGAAAGCAGAACGTGAGTTGTTCCTGCTGTTGACTTCCGTATCCGGAGTCGGCCCAAATACAGCCCGCATGATCTTATCGTCACTTCCCCCTTCCGAACTGATACAGGTGATCGCCACTAAAAATGAAACGGCTCTCACCTCGGTGAAAGGTATCGGACAAAAAACAGCCCAACGCATCCTGGTCGACCTGAAAAACAAGGTTAAAGTCGGAGATATGGTCGTTGGTGAAACAGCAGCTCCGGTGCCTGGTCATGGTGCAGTCGCAGAAGAAGCGGTTGCCGCCCTGGTTATGTTGGGATTCCAAAAGGCAGCTTCACAAAAGGCTGTAAGCTCGATACTGAAAAGTTCGCCTATGCTGGCAGTGGAACAAGTGATTAAAAGCGCACTCAGAATGCTTTGA